In one Arachis duranensis cultivar V14167 chromosome 9, aradu.V14167.gnm2.J7QH, whole genome shotgun sequence genomic region, the following are encoded:
- the LOC107467934 gene encoding serine carboxypeptidase-like 27 produces the protein MGFYLSYVVLLVLLIFVGVSVSLSSSPIEDQKRDRVTDLPGQPKNVGFAHYSGYVTVNEKSGSALFYWLFEAPASRRPEKRPLVLWLNGGPGCSSIAYGASEEIGPFRIRPDGKSLYLNPYAWNKLANILFLDSPAGVGFSYSNKTTDLYTFGDQRTAEDAYTFLVKWFERFPQYKHREFYIAGESYAGHYVPQLSQIVYERNKGIKNPVINFKGFMVGNAVTDDYHDYVGTFEYWWTHGLVSDSTYRMLRIACDFGSSQHPSVPCMQALKVAVVEQGNIDPYSIYTQPCNDTSSLRRDLGGRYPWMSRAYDPCTERYSDLYFNHPEVQKALHANVTGIPYSWKTCSDIVGNYWTDSPLTMLPIYRELISAGLKIWVYSGDTDSVVPVTATRYSIDALKLPTLTNWYPWYDNGKVGGWSQVYKGLTLVTVRGAGHEVPLHRPRQAFILFRSFLEDKAMPSSS, from the exons ATGGGTTTTTATCTTTCCTATGTTGTTTTGTTGGTCTTGCTCATTTTTGTTGGAGTTTCAGTTTCCTTATCTTCTTCACCAATTGAAGATCAGAAGAGAGATAGGGTCACTGATTTGCCAGGGCAACCCAAGAATGTGGGGTTTGCTCATTATTCTGGCTATGTCACTGTGAATGAGAAGAGTGGGAGTGCATTGTTCTACTGGCTCTTTGAGGCTCCGGCGAGCCGCCGACCGGAGAAGAGACCACTGGTTTTGTGGCTCAATGGTGGCCCTGGATGCTCCTCCATTGCTTATGGTGCATCTGAAGAAATTGGCCCTTTTAGGATTAGGCCTGATGGGAAGTCACTTTACTTGAACCCTTATGCTTGGAACAAAT TGGCAAACATATTGTTCCTTGATTCTCCTGCTGGTGTCGGATTTTCATACTCGAATAAGACAACGGATCTGTACACATTTGGTGACCAGAGAACAG CTGAAGATGCATATACATTTCTTGTTAAGTGGTTTGAAAGATTTCCTCAGTATAAGCATAGAGAGTTCTACATTGCTGGAGAAAGCTATGCAG GGCACTATGTTCCTCAGTTGTCTCAAATTGTTTATGAGAGAAACAAGGGAATCAAGAATCCAGTGATAAATTTCAAGGGATTTATG GTTGGAAATGCTGTTACTGATGATTATCATGATTATGTTGGAACATTTGAGTATTGGTGGACTCATGGTTTGGTATCGGATTCAACATACAGGATGCTGAGAATTGCTTGTGATTTCGGTTCTTCACAGCATCCATCAGTGCCTTGCATGCAAGCTCTTAAAGTTGCAGTTGTTGAGCAGGGTAACATTGATCCTTATAGCATTTATACGCAGCCTTGTAACGATACGTCCTCACTCAGACGCGACTTGGGGGGTCGCTAT CCGTGGATGTCTCGAGCATACGATCCCTGCACTGAGAGGTATTCCGACTTGTATTTCAATCATCCAGAAGTTCAGAAGGCACTTCATGCCAATGTAACCGGAATTCCTTATTCATGGAAGACTTGCAG TGATATTGTGGGGAACTATTGGACTGATTCTCCTCTAACTATGCTTCCTATATATCGCGAACTTATTAGTGCTGGTCTCAAGATATGGGTATACAG TGGAGACACTGATTCAGTGGTTCCAGTCACTGCGACTCGATATTCGATCGATGCATTGAAGCTACCAACACTCACCAACTGGTACCCTTGGTATGATAATGGCAAG gTTGGTGGTTGGAGTCAAGTTTACAAAGGACTGACATTAGTAACTGTAAGAGGAGCCGGCCATGAGGTTCCGCTTCATCGGCCGCGCCAAGCCTTCATTCTTTTCAGGTCTTTCTTGGAGGACAAGGCAATGCCATCTTCAAGTTAG